The uncultured Carboxylicivirga sp. genomic interval ATATAAGTATCCAACTTTATTAGCGTTACTTGGGTCATCATCGTATGCACAGTATGCACCTTTTTTATCTAAGACCCACTCAGAATCTTCCTGTAATGTTAAATAGGCGATTGGATCTCCATTCCGGTAGTGTGTAACTTTTAAATTTTCAACCATCCAAGTTTGGTCTCCTATTCTTATTGTTTTGTATTGGTTGTTGTCAATATCCGTAACAGGTTTATTAGGTTTATTTAACCATAGTGTAAAAGATAGCTCTTCTCCATATGTAGTGCCTACTTTGTTAGTAGCATATGCTCGTACGTAATATTGTATGTTAGAATTAAGTTTGGTCATGTCAATGGATATAGTGGTATCATTGTCTGAAGCTTCAGTTTTGTAAAAATCAGATATTGTTGGATTAGGCTCTAAGCCCCAACAAATGCCACTTTCTTTAATGCTGTCGCCTCCATCTGATAATATTGAACTATTAATTGTTACCTGATTATACATTTTATTTGTTAGTATGGTTGATCCTAACTCAGGTAACTCGGGATCAATAATTATGGAATTATCTTTTTTACAGCTTATAGTAAAAAGAAAGAGAGTAGCAGAAAATAGGATGAGAACTCTACAAAGGGAATGTTTAGTGTTCATTTAAATAAAAGTTAGGTATAATTATTGTGTTAAGTTGATTAAAGATATAAATGTTTTTGAATATATGCATTAAATATTCAAAAAAATAAAAATCCCGGAAAGCATCGTTATGCAATCCGGGATTTTGGTTTAATTATAATCTATCAATCATGAGCAATAATTGCTATTCAATTCTGAACTGTGTATGCTTAATCCCTTCGCGGTTGAAGGTGTATAAAACATGTATGGTTTTATCCGATGTTTGAATAATGGCAGGATAACTGAACTGGCCTTTCTCCTCGTTTTCTAAATCAAACAATTTAGTCCAGATAATACCGTCGGTTGAGTACTCAACATCCAGTATATTTCTACCATAGAACCAGTCAGGACCTTGCTTGAGCGGATTGTTTACCATTAAAAACAAATCATCATCAATGGCAATGGCATCAATGCCCGAGTTGGAATTCACTACATTAATGGTATCTAATTCGCTCCAGTTGGTACCTGAGTAATCCGACCATGCAGTTACCACTTTGTTGTGTTTACTTCGGCAAAGCATCTCCAATTTATTATCCGGATGAGGTATAAAAGTGGGTTGAATCACTTCCAGCTGTTTTGCATTGGGTATTTCAACCATCTTCCAAGTGGTGTCTGCCTCATTAAATATCTCAACATGAGCCCTCCATATATTACCTTCAACACTTTCGGTGCTCGATCCACAAATAATCTGACCATCAATCAGCTCAACAGGTTTATTCTTGATTGGGCCCAGAAAACCATCGGGCAAATACACCGGTTCTGTCCACGATTGACCTTCGTCATCCGAAGTAATCATGGCGCCAAACCACTCACGCGGATTTTTACCCGCTTTGTAGAACAAGTACAGCTTATTGCTCTTGCTTTTAAACAGTACCGGGTTCCAACAGGCAAGAGTATCGTTATTGATAACAGGCGGTTCAATCAATTGAATCGGTTTCTGCCATTTGTTTTGTGTGTAAAAAGTCGAATAAATACCCACGTCTTTGGCCCCTTCGTAACTGCCGCCAAACCAGGCGGCAATTAATTGGTTGTTGCTGATCTCTTCCAAAGTAGCCGCATGCACACTTGGCGGAATGGTATCGTTATATGCAAATTCCGATTGTAGGTCAATTACCTTAATATCTTTTTTTGTGTTACATGATGTAAGCATCAATAGGGTAATAAGTACCTGAAGTATAAATGTTGGGTTCTTCATTTTTATATTCTTAACTACAGAGTAATTAGTTTTTAGGATTACAAAGAATCTGTTTTAATCCTATAATCTGTGGTTTATTATTTAATGATTGACGATCTAATAATCTATCAGTCTAACAATCTAAAGAATCTAATCAAGGTCTGTCCTTAATCTCTTTACCAAACTCTTTGTTAGGTGTGCTAGCCATTTCAAATACCAACTCACCACCCTTCATAATTTCTTTATATGTGATGTAGGTACGAGTTAAATCTGCTCCGTTTAAGCTGGCTTTTTGAATGTACACGTTTTCTTTGCTTTGGTTATTGGCTGTAATGGTAAACGATTTATCCTCAGGTAATGTGATAGTAGCCTTATCAAATAAAGGCGAACCAAATACAAATACACCATCGGCAGGGTTCACCTGGTAAAGTCCCATTGACGATAGTATGTACCAAGCCGACATCTGCCCACAATCTTCATTACCGCAAATACCATCGGGCTGATCGGTAAACATTTCATCCATAATACGACGCACCAATTGTGCCGTTTTCCATTGCTGTCCGGCAAAGGAATACAAGTAAGGGATGTGGTGTCCCGGCTCGTTACCTTGTGCATACATACCAATCAAACCACTGATGTCAGGCGAAGCCATATGTCCCATATCTCCCTCAACAATAAACAGGCTATCCAACTTGCTGATAAAAGCTTCATCAGAACCAAATAAATCAATTAAGCCGTGTACATCGTGAGGCACTAGCCAGGTGTATTGCCATGCATTACCTTCGGTATAATCGCCCCATTCGTGAGTTGATTCAAACGGATTGAAAGGAGTTCGGAAGCTGCCATCAGCTTTAACGGCGCGCATAAAACCGGTTTCCTTGTCAAAGTATTTTTGATAAGCCAATGCTCTGTTTGAATAGTATTCAGCAACCTCTGGTTGATTTAAGGAGTCGGCCAGCTGTGCTGTACACCAGTCGGCAATGGCATATTCCAAAGCTTTAGAAACTGATTCTTTCTCCAATTCGGCCGGAATAAATCCTCTTTCTTTTAAATATTTCACTCCGTAATCATCGCGCATCGATGATGCCTGCATGGCTTCCAAAGCTAAAGAAGCATCGATATTTGGGAATCCTTTAAAGATAGCATCAGCTACCACCGGAATAGCCGGAAATCCCACCATACAATCGGTTTCGTTACCATGCAAAGGCCAGATGGGTAATTTGCCTTGTTGTTGATAAATGGCCAGCAAGGAGTTAATCATATCCGAAACGCGTTCGGGTTGAGCAATGGTAAACAAAGGCTGTGCAGCGCGGTACGTATCCCAAAGCGAGAAAATAGTATAGTTGTCGAAGCCGGCGTTTTTGTATACTTTTTTATCGGTTCCACGGTAGTCGCCATTGGCATCGTTAAATAAAACGGGTGCTGTGTAGGCATGATAAACCGCAGTGTAAAAGGTACGAAGCTGTGCTTCATCCTTCGATTCAACCTTTATTCTTGATAGTTCTTTGTTCCATTTATTTTTGGCTTCAGCTACGGTATTATCAAAGTTCCACCCGGCATTCTCCTGTTTGATATTATCCAATGCATTATCGGTACTAACCGGCGATACGCCTACTTTTAATAATACCTCTTCGTTGGCTTTTGTATTGAATGATAGAACAGCCACAATGCTATCTTTAATGGCACTTTGTCCTTCAATAGATTTTATGCCATCGAATAGTTGAGCCTGCGTAAATGGTTTATTGGTTTGTAGTGCAAAGAACAAGATCTGATCTTTTGCCCATCCCGATGATTTACGATATCCAACCACTGTTGAATCATTAATGATGGAGATGGATGATTTGCCCGGGCGATCCCAGCCAATGCCTCGCGCCAGATTAATGGCAATGCGCGCTTCGTCACTTTCGGGATAAGTGTATTGATGAAAAGCGGTACGTTCGGTTGCCGTTAGTTCTGCCTTAATATTGTATTGAAGCAAATCAACACTGTAATAACCTGCTTCGGCGGTTTCTTTGTCGTGCGAATATAACGAAGCATAGCCTCCCAAAGGATTGGTTTTGGTTCCGGGAGTTGACTTAAGCTTGCCAGTGTAGGGTGTGATTAGGATATCGCCCAAATCGCCAATGCCGGTTCCGCTTAGGTGAGTTTGTGCAAAACCTGTCATGATTGAGTCGGAATAATGATAGCCCGAGCACCAATCCCATCCCCAGGTATAGTTGGTTGGGCCGGTTTGCACGCCTCCAAACGGAACATGAGCACCCAGAAATACATGTCCGTGATAGTCTGTTCCAATATACGGATCGACGTAATCAGTCAGTGCGACTTCTTTCTTGCTTTCTTGCTTGTTAGTGCACCCAACACCCATTGTTGCCAGTGCTAAAACTACTGCTAGTTTGTATGTTGATTTTATCATTTTATAATAGTATTAAGTATGTGTGGCCTCAATGAAAATGAGGTGTGTTTATAAAATTAAGCTTTAGTAAGACCGGGAAGCTGAGAACTTGTTTGAAGATCACCCGGCCGCACTTAAGGTTAATAAGTAAACAGGCATCATTTTCATTGTAGTCTTGACTTTCTTTGTTTCGTTTCTTGTGTCAAGACAAGAAATGAAAAGCCACCGCGGCTTGAGCGGAGAAAATCAGTAATGTATTCTTATGGTATAATAAATTTATGTTTCAATTTATTTAATAACAAATGTATGTTCCAATACCGCTTCATTGGCATTTTTCGAAACCAGAATCTTGTACTCACCTTTATATAAATTCCATTTGCTACGTTTCAGATCCCACTTTTGCAAATTGTTTGTGTTGATGGTAAATGAAAGGTTAGAAGCACCGTTTGATTTGATGCTGGTGCGCTTAAAGGCTTTTAGCTCTTTAACAGGCATACGATCAATATCAGGATACTGAATATAGATTTGTACTACATCGTCACCATCAAAATCACCTACATTACTAACTTTTACATCAAAAGTAATCTCCTGATCTTTTTTATATGCTTTGGCAGGTTGATTGATCCACTCATAATCAAAACGGGTATAACTTAACCCAAAACCGAAGGGATAGGCAACTTCGCCATTAAAATAACGATAGGTTCTGTTGGCCATGCTGTAATCTTCGTATGCAGGAAGGTCATTCAACGATTTATAAAAAGTTAATGGTAACTTACCCGATGGTGAAACATCGCCATAAATAATGTTGGCCAAAGCGGTTCCTCCTTGCTCGCCTGAGTACCACGAGTAAATGATGGCATCGGCATAAGGTGCTACTTCTTCAACATCCAAAGCACTACCGGCTGTTAGTACAGCAATAATTGGTTTATCATGTGATGCACGTAACTTCTTTAGGAATTTTAAATGAGCTTCGGGTATGCTTAAGTCTTCTTTATCGCCACCACTTTTCGATAAAAAGGCATCACCTTCCTCGCCTTCAAAAAGAGGAGTAAGGCCTAAAACAACAACTGATACATCTGACATTCCGGCGCCCCATATTCCTCCAAAATGTGTAGTGTTGGAGTAGCTTACTCCAAAATCGTATTGAACCGCTGTTCCCGGGCCCGCTTTTGAAACCAGGCCTTCAGCGTATGTTACCATATTTCCCGACATACCATGATAGTTTCCAACCAATACGCTAATATTGGCTGCGTTCTCACCTAATACCATCATCGAACCAGTTTTACTTCTATCCAATGGTAAAACTCCATCATTCTTTAAAAGGACCATACTTTTTTCGGCTGCTTTCAAAGCTAAATCAACATGGTAGTTGTTATTAATACTATCCGGACCAAAAGTTGTATAAGGCGATTCACATGGATCGTCGTAAAAACCAAGTTTAATCTGAGTAACTAAAGTTGTATAAATCGAACGATCAATATCTTTTTCGGTGATCAAACCTTGGTTGATAGCATTCATAGCCTCGCGCTGCAAAAGAGGAGAGCAGTCCATGTTAACACCTTGCTTGATAGCTGCAGCTGCAACATCAACAGCGGTAGGCAATGATTTGTGACGAAGATATATATCATCCAGCGACCAGCAGTCGGTAGTTATCTGTCCTTTAAATTTCCATTCTTTGGTTAAAATGGTTTCCAACAGGTTTTCGGAAGTACAGCAAGGCTCATCGTTTAAACGATTGTAGCCACACATTACAGCTGAAACTCCGTTATCAACTAAGGTTTTGAAAGCTGGTAAATAAGTTTCGCGCAAGTCTTTTTCGTCTACTACGGCATTAAATTCATGGCGAACTGCCTCGGGGCCACTATGTGCTGCAAAGTGTTTAGCACAGGCTGATATTTTATATTTATCAGGATCGTCGCCTTGCAGTCCATGTATAAAAGCTGTTCCTATTTGTCCGGTTAAGTATGGATCTTCACCATAGGTTTCTTGTCCACGTCCCCAGCGTGGATCGCGAAAGATATTAATATTAGGTGTCCAGTAGTTAATACCTAAGTATTGTAATCTTTTATCTTTAGCAATGGCCATATTGTGTTTGGCACGTGCTTCGGTAGAAATAGCATCTGCTACTTGATTAACTAATACCGGATCAAAAGTGGCAGCCATGGCAATAGCCTGTGGAAAAACAGTGGCTTGTCCTGCACGTGCCGAGCCATGCAATCCTTCATTCCACCAATTATAATAAGGTATCTGAAGGCGTTCAATAGCCGGAGACGAATAACCTAATAATGATATCTTTTCTTCTAGCGTTAAAGCCTGTAACAAATCGTTGGCTCTCTCATCAATAGAAAGATTGCTTTCTCTGAATTTTGAATGTTGGCTATAAATGGTTTGATTAAATAGCAGCAGTGCTGATACCATAATAAATTGTACATGTAATAGTCTTCGTCTCATTTTTTCAGCTTTTATTATTGATGAAAATCCAAAATTGATTTAAAATATTTCTGAAATGAATAATTTATTCGTTTAACGTTAGATGATTTCAAGGTTAAGTTCGGTTTTTTCTGAAGTCTTGTAAAGGATTTGTATGATTAACCTTTATGCTTCTAAATAGGGTGTTTACTAACACTAGTACTCTATTTGTTGTAAGGCAAAAGTAGAAATATTTAAAAAAGATTAAGATACTTTTATAAAAAATTAATAAAAGTTTTGGTTTAATATTAAAAAAATATACTTTTACATTGTCAAAATTACAAAGCGAAATAAAAGTCTATGGAATACTTACAATTCGATACTGAACTTGTGAAGCAACTGGATAAAGTTGAAAAGAAGAAGTATGTTCAGCAAATACGAATTGTTAAGACTTTGTATATGGATGGTTTTCAAACAACATCTAAGCTTTGTAAACGATTAAAGATAAGTGCTCCTAATATGATGTCGGTTCTTTCAGAGATGTTAGATAATAAAATCATTGAAAAGAAAGGACAGGGCAAATCAATAGGAGGACGAAAACCTGACTTGTTTGGATTAGTATCTGATGGCTTTTTTATAGTAGCTGTAGAGATGAGCATTTATAAAGTGAGCGTTGCTATTTTTGATGCAGATCACCAACAAGCTTTTGATACAGAAGAAAAATCACTTATATTAAATAATCAGCCTGAAACGCTTGGTGGTATTGTTGAATTCATCGAATCGGTTATTGAGCGGTCGGGGATTGATAAATCTAAGTTTTTAGCAGTTGGAATTAGTATGCCTGGTTTAGTTGATTCTTTTAAAGGAGTTAATTATACATATCTGAATTATGGAAACACTTCAGTTGCTCAATTAATGGAAGAAGCAATTGGTATACCCGTTTATATCGAAAATGATGCTAAAGCAATGGCACTAGCCGAATTTCGATTAGGAAGTGCTAAAGGGAAAAAGGATATTTTGGTTTTATATCTCGATTGGGGTATAGGATTAGGAATGATATTAAACGGTAATCTTTATCGTGGTACATCCGGATTTGCAGGTGAATTTAGTCATATACCAATGGTTGAAAATGGTAAATTATGCCGATGTGGTAAATTAGGATGTATCGAAACAGTAGCTTCAGGAATACGTGTTTTAGAGTTAGCTGAGGAAGGCGTTAAAGAAGGGAAAACGTCTATTTCAATTGGAGAAAGTGACTCGAAACTTAAGTATTTAGAACTAAAGAATGTTATTAAATCAGCTCTGGAAGGCGATCAATATGCAATCAAAATTTTGCACGAAACAGGAATAAATCTTGGGAAAGCCATTTCTATTTTAATACAGCTTTTTAATCCGGAACTAATTGTATTGTGTGGTATGTTGTCGCAATCGGGCGATTTAATTACAACACCCATTCAGCAAGGAATAAATACCCATGCAATGAAACAAATTAGTGAAAAAACAAACATTGTTATTACTGAATTTGGAAATAACATAGCCATGTTGGGAGCAGTAGCTGTAGTAATGGAAAATGCTTTTGAAAAGCATATAGCAAACTAGATTGAACCATAGTTTTTATGAGGGGAAAGCAGTGAAAACTGCACATAAATGCTATTTAGAAAAGTTGGGAAGTTATGAATAAAGAGTGTTACATTGGCGTTGATATAGGGGGTACAAAAATGCACTTTGCCTATGTTGATCAGGGAAAAGTAGTAAAGCAATTCAGAACATCAACAGATGCTTATCGATCAAAAACTGAAATTGTTAATGATTTAATTAACGGTGTCCAAAAATTGATGGATAATAATGTTGCAGGCATTGGAATTGGTGTTCCTGGTTTAATTGATGTTGAAAAAGGGATTGTTTATAATGTACAGAATATTCCAGCCTGGAAAAATGTTGAGTTAAAATCAGTATTAACTCAATATTTCAGATTGCCTGTGTTTATTGGTAACGATGCCAATTGCTTTTTATTAGGAGAGAAATTTTACGGCAAGGGGAAAGCCTATACAAATTTGGTAGCACTTGCTTTGGGTACAGGAGTGGGTGCTGGTGTGCTGGTAAACGGTCAGTTACATGTTGGAAATTTATCAATGGCTGGTGAATTCGGTGGAATTGGTTATCGCGATGCCGATTTTGAAAACTATTGTAGTGGAAAATTCTTTCAACGTGCTTGTAACAGCAATGGTAAAGAGATATCTGAAAAAGCGATAGCCGGTGATGCCGAAGCTGTGAGGCTATTTAATGAATTTGGTGAGCATGTCGCTCATTTGTTAGAAACAATAATCTATTCATATGGTCCGGAAGCCATTGTGTTAGGTGGCTCGTTGGCTAATGCATTTAAACTTTTTGAACCAGGCATGAAGGAAACATTTAAAAAGTTTCCACATCAAAATGCACTGAATACAACAATAATTGTAAGTTCAGAGAATAATGAAATACCTGTATTAGGTGCTGCTGCACTGGTACCGTATTATTTGAAAGCTTACAAATCGGAAAATATTTTAGAATCGGCATAAGTGTAACTATTACACGTTAAGCGGTAGATGTGCTTAATGTAGAGTAATATATTGACAAATAGTATTTAATAGCCTATTATAGTTCAAATTCAGGTGAAAATACTATTAAGAGGAAAGAAAGTAGGAATAGTGTTATTCGAAATATAGTGATGAAAAAAAATCTGTTTACCTATCTGTTTATAGTATTGTTTTCGGCCCAAATGATGAATGCTCAACATGAGCATCCCCAAACAGAGCATTATACGGCTCCTAAAGATCCAAAAGTTTTAGAAAAGCTTGATGAATGGCAGGACCTAAAGTTTGGTATCATCATCCATTGGGGATTATATGCTGTGCCTGGTATTATTGAATCATGGTCAATTTGTTCTGAAGACTGGATTGAAAGGGACAGTACTATAAGTTATAACGATTATAAAAACTGGTATTTTGGTTTAAAAGATCAATTTAACCCGATTAAATTTAATCCAGAGCAATGGGCTGTAGCTTCTAAAGCAGCAGGAATGAAATATTTGGTTTTTACAACCAAGCACCACGATGGATTTTGTATGTGGGATACGAAGCAAACAGATTATAGTATTACGCACTCACCGTTTGGTTCAAACGAAAAATCTGATGTATTAAAATATATTTTAGATGCATATCGTGATCAAGATTTTATGGTTGGTACTTACTTTTCTAAACCAGATTGGCATTCAGAATATTACTGGTGGCCTAAATATGCAACTCCAAACCGAAATAACAATTACGATGCCAATAAAAATCCATGGAGATGGAATCAATTTAAAAAATACACTTATAACCAAATTCAGGAATTAATGACTGGTTATGGTGATGTTGATTTGCTTTGGTTAGACGGTGGTTGGGTTCGTCCACTAGAAACAGTAACTGATGAAGTTAGGGCATGGGGAGCCCCTATTCCATCATGGAGTCAGGATATTGATATGCCTGCGATAGCAAAAATGGCACGTACAAATCAACCAGGTCTTTTAATAGTGGATAGAACAGTAGGTGGTTTGTATGAAAACTATCAAACACCCGAACAAAGAATTCCCGATCATGCTTTAGATCATCCGTGGGAAAGTTGTATAACCTTGGGTGGAGCCTGGGGGTATATTCCAACTGACTCATATAAACCAACTTCGCAAATAATCAGAACATTAGTTGAAGTAGTTGCTAAAGGTGGTTCTTTATTGTTGGGGGTAGGTCCAACACCTGAAGGAGAATTTACTCCTCAACAAGTAGAAAGTTTAAAGAAAATTGGACAGTGGATGGATAAAAATGGAGAAGCTATCTATGCCACACGTGCCTTAAAAAATTGTCAGAGTGAAAATGTGTTTTTTACTCAATCAAAAGATAAGAAAACAGCTTATGCAATAGCTTGTTACGATGAAAGTCATGCTTTAGAGTCTACTCTATCGTGGGTTGGAAATGTGCCTGCTAAGGGAAGTGTAATGAGGTTGGTTAGTAATGGTAAAAAAGTAAAATACAAGGTAGATGGTGATACTGTAACTGTTAGTTTACCTACTGATTTTAAATTGCCTTTAGCCAAAGCAATTGCTTTTAAATATAAGCAGTAAATAAGCTACTGAAACTAGAGTTAATTAAGCCCGAAGGGGAAACAAATTATAAAGAAACTAAAATATCGGAGTGGTAAGTTTCTTTTGGATCAACTTGTTACGATTTGCCCGTTTCAAGTTGATTCCAAGAGATTATAAAAAAGGTAAATACTCTATACAAAGTATAAAGTGATGTATTGTAGTATATGTTGAGTTGGTGATGATAAAATATTTATGAAATATCTATAAAACTTAGTGTATATGAGAAAGGCTAACAATGAAAAAGGAAATGAAAACTGAGAGATAAATCTTAAAAATTGAATCTATTAAATTATTCACTTAACAAGTTGGAATCTATGAAAAAGACAATTGTTAGAGCAACCATGCGAAGGTTTCGATCAGGCTTGAAACCTCTATTCGTATTGGGTTTGTGTTTAGTCGCTTTTACGCAGTTTGTAAGTGCAGAAGGTAGTATTACTGGTAATTACAATGCCTTACAACAAGATGGAAAAACAGTTACTGGTAGGGTACTCGATTCAAATGGTGAACCGTTGATTGGGGTATCTATTGTAATTGAAGGAACAACTCAGGGTGTTATCACCGATTTAGATGGTAATTATTCAATTGTAGTTCCATCAGAAGAAAGTGTATTACTTTTTTCATTTATTGGTTTTAATGCTGAAAAAGTACCTGTTGCAGGTAAGAGCAGTATTAACATTACTTTAATTGAAGATGTTACAGAACTAGAAGGTGTTGTTGTTACTGCTTTAGGTATTAAACGCGAAAAGAAAGCGTTAACCTATTCTCAACAGACTGTATCAACAGATGAGTTGAGTGAAGCTCGTTCATTAAACGTTGCTAACTCACTATCTGGTAAAGTTGCTGGTTTGAACTTTTCAACAACCGGGGGCGGTGTTGGTAGTTCGTCAAGGGTAACTTTACGTGGTAACCGTTCATTAACTGGTAACAACCAACCGTTATATGTTATTGATGGTGTGCCAATGGATAACAATGTAGCTAATACAGCTTCTGCCGATATTGGTGGCCGTACTTCTTCGGATGGTATTTCAAATATCAACCCAGAGGATATTGAATCAATGTCTGTATTGAAAGGTGCTTCTGCTGCTGCTTTGTATGGTACACGTGCAAGTAACGGTGTTATCATCATCACAACTAAAAAAGGTGCAAAAGGTCAGGATGCAAAAATCACAATTTCATCTAACTTGATGTTCTCTAAGGCATATAATATGTTGAATTTGCAAGATACTTATGGACAAGGTTCAAAAGGTCTCTATGATCCAACTAGTCGCTTAAGCTGGGGTCCTGAAATGAATGGACAACAAGTTGATGCTTGGCAATTGTCTTTTAACCCAAACTATGCCGGTCCTGCTACTTATTCTATGACTCCACAACCGGATAATGGTATGGATTTCTTCGAAACAGGTTACAACTGGGCAAAATCGGTTTCAGCTTCGATGGGTAACGAAAAAATCCAAGGTTATTTCTCATATACAAATACAACAGCACAAGGTATTGTAAAAGGAAATGAATTGAGTCGTCATAACTTAAATATACGTTTGACAAGTGATTTAACTGATAAATTGCATTTGGATGCTAAAACCAACTTCATTTCTCAAACAATTGATAACCCTTTAAATACAGGTGAAAGTTCAGTGGGTGAAGCGGTATATACAATGCCTCGAAGCATGCAATATTCGCAATACAAAGACTATGATTATATTGATGCAGCAGGTTTATTGCAGTATAATTATCCAAATCCGAACTCAATTGGTGGCTTAGGTGGTAACCCATATTGGTATGCATTACGTCAACCATATACCGAGGAAAGAGATCGTTTTATTGGTTTTGCATCTGCAAAATATGATTTCACTGAAGATTTAAGTTTAATGATTCGTTCAGGTATTGACCAATCAACTAATAAAAACGTTTCATCACAATACGCATCAATGTCTGTATTGGGTAATGATGTAGGTAGTTATTCCGAAACAACAGGTCAAACAATGGAACTTAACTCTGATTTCTTATTATCATATAATAAAGATTTAGGAGATTTCCGTTTTGGAATTAATTTAGGTGGAAACTCATTATATCAAAGAAGATATTCATTAAATGTAGGAGGACAATTAAGTCGTAGAAACTTCTTTGCTATTAGTAATTTAGATACTACAACTCCAACATCAAGCTTCTACGAAAAGAGAATCAATTCAATGTATGCTTTTGGTCAGTTGGGCTATAAAGAATACTTATACCTAGATGTTACTGCTCGTAATGATTGGTCTTCAACTTTACCTTCAGATAATAGATCTTATTTCTATCCATCCGTTGGTTTAACTGCTGTTTTAAGCGATATGCTTAATATCGAATCTAATTTCCTTACTTTCTTGAAAGCACGCGGATCGTATGCTCAGGTAGGTAACGATACCGATCCATACCGTTTAAGTAATGAGTTATTATAC includes:
- a CDS encoding ROK family protein, translating into MNKECYIGVDIGGTKMHFAYVDQGKVVKQFRTSTDAYRSKTEIVNDLINGVQKLMDNNVAGIGIGVPGLIDVEKGIVYNVQNIPAWKNVELKSVLTQYFRLPVFIGNDANCFLLGEKFYGKGKAYTNLVALALGTGVGAGVLVNGQLHVGNLSMAGEFGGIGYRDADFENYCSGKFFQRACNSNGKEISEKAIAGDAEAVRLFNEFGEHVAHLLETIIYSYGPEAIVLGGSLANAFKLFEPGMKETFKKFPHQNALNTTIIVSSENNEIPVLGAAALVPYYLKAYKSENILESA
- a CDS encoding alpha-L-fucosidase, whose product is MKKNLFTYLFIVLFSAQMMNAQHEHPQTEHYTAPKDPKVLEKLDEWQDLKFGIIIHWGLYAVPGIIESWSICSEDWIERDSTISYNDYKNWYFGLKDQFNPIKFNPEQWAVASKAAGMKYLVFTTKHHDGFCMWDTKQTDYSITHSPFGSNEKSDVLKYILDAYRDQDFMVGTYFSKPDWHSEYYWWPKYATPNRNNNYDANKNPWRWNQFKKYTYNQIQELMTGYGDVDLLWLDGGWVRPLETVTDEVRAWGAPIPSWSQDIDMPAIAKMARTNQPGLLIVDRTVGGLYENYQTPEQRIPDHALDHPWESCITLGGAWGYIPTDSYKPTSQIIRTLVEVVAKGGSLLLGVGPTPEGEFTPQQVESLKKIGQWMDKNGEAIYATRALKNCQSENVFFTQSKDKKTAYAIACYDESHALESTLSWVGNVPAKGSVMRLVSNGKKVKYKVDGDTVTVSLPTDFKLPLAKAIAFKYKQ
- a CDS encoding SusC/RagA family TonB-linked outer membrane protein: MKKTIVRATMRRFRSGLKPLFVLGLCLVAFTQFVSAEGSITGNYNALQQDGKTVTGRVLDSNGEPLIGVSIVIEGTTQGVITDLDGNYSIVVPSEESVLLFSFIGFNAEKVPVAGKSSINITLIEDVTELEGVVVTALGIKREKKALTYSQQTVSTDELSEARSLNVANSLSGKVAGLNFSTTGGGVGSSSRVTLRGNRSLTGNNQPLYVIDGVPMDNNVANTASADIGGRTSSDGISNINPEDIESMSVLKGASAAALYGTRASNGVIIITTKKGAKGQDAKITISSNLMFSKAYNMLNLQDTYGQGSKGLYDPTSRLSWGPEMNGQQVDAWQLSFNPNYAGPATYSMTPQPDNGMDFFETGYNWAKSVSASMGNEKIQGYFSYTNTTAQGIVKGNELSRHNLNIRLTSDLTDKLHLDAKTNFISQTIDNPLNTGESSVGEAVYTMPRSMQYSQYKDYDYIDAAGLLQYNYPNPNSIGGLGGNPYWYALRQPYTEERDRFIGFASAKYDFTEDLSLMIRSGIDQSTNKNVSSQYASMSVLGNDVGSYSETTGQTMELNSDFLLSYNKDLGDFRFGINLGGNSLYQRRYSLNVGGQLSRRNFFAISNLDTTTPTSSFYEKRINSMYAFGQLGYKEYLYLDVTARNDWSSTLPSDNRSYFYPSVGLTAVLSDMLNIESNFLTFLKARGSYAQVGNDTDPYRLSNELLYYGFNGGAVQSSTTKNNSELKPEISTSKEVGVDARFFGNKIGLDFTYFQTNTKDQIFTINVPEVSGYANEVVNGGEIKNNGFEITFNADVLHRADFTWDLSANFAKYQTKVLSIMEGRDELAITTGYERVAQTIVKEGGEYGDLYIRGYARDDAGNIIVNAATGLPEFTSGFDVLAGNYNPDFTAGLTNRFNYKNFSLSFLIDFRVGGEVISYTQARMAGAGVSDITLNGRTNGFVVDGVNVAADGTTTRNTTSVLAEDYWTQVASRDPRSAEDFVFDATNIRLRELVLGYSLPKSILGNGPFAGVSVSAVGRNLFFFVNKAEYFDPEQGVGVGNLQGIESFNIPSTRDFGFNVKLDF